The following are encoded in a window of Streptomyces sp. 11x1 genomic DNA:
- a CDS encoding organic hydroperoxide resistance protein encodes MDALYTAVATATHGRDGRAVSNDGKLDLDLALPVELGGNGQGTNPEQLFAAGYAACFASALGLVGRAAKVDVSDAAVTAEVGIGKEGEGFALKATLRVELPDTVDEATGRKLVEQAHQVCPYSNATRGNMPVELVVE; translated from the coding sequence ATGGACGCGCTCTACACCGCTGTCGCCACCGCCACCCACGGCCGCGACGGTCGCGCCGTCAGCAACGACGGAAAGCTCGACCTCGACCTGGCCCTCCCGGTGGAGCTCGGCGGCAACGGCCAGGGCACCAACCCGGAGCAGCTCTTCGCCGCCGGCTACGCCGCCTGTTTCGCCAGCGCGCTCGGCCTGGTCGGCCGCGCCGCCAAGGTCGACGTCAGCGACGCCGCCGTGACCGCCGAGGTCGGCATAGGCAAGGAGGGCGAGGGCTTCGCGCTGAAGGCCACCCTCCGCGTCGAACTCCCCGACACCGTCGACGAGGCCACCGGCCGCAAGCTCGTCGAGCAGGCCCACCAGGTCTGCCCCTACTCCAACGCCACCCGCGGCAACATGCCGGTCGAGCTGGTCGTCGAGTAA
- a CDS encoding bifunctional glycosyltransferase family 2 protein/CDP-glycerol:glycerophosphate glycerophosphotransferase, whose translation MPRFSVVVPVFEVRAYVRECLDSVLEQSYGDVEVIAVDDCSPDGSGEVLDAYAAREPRVRVLHLPANVGPGRARNAGLPYATGDFVLFLDGDDTLVPGALRALADRLEEAGDPDVLVFDHARTYWWGETRRDAHAHLLGAAGEGAFTVAERPEFLGLPRVVWNKAYRREFLEAHGFRFPPGHYEDTPWTLPVLLGAGRIATLDRICVSCRQRPRGTLLSTTGRGHFDVHDQYERVFAHLNSRPELTGWRGRVREAMADHCLEILAAPDRVPSGDRAEFFRRTAELYRRHRSGDDSPAPARQVLEGGWAAYRARLCAARARSALGVRGERLRAVGAEWIGRGWSLAHERLPLDPHLALYSAFSHRGVLGDPAAVYQAAREFAPHVRGVWVVRPERVPALPPGVEYVTPGSAEYRRLAARATYFVGNADWPGALTKRPGSVHVHTHQGTPLKFMGADLLHKPGARLGVDVPGVLRGADRWDHSLVANRHSELVWSRAYPCGFTSLRTGSPRNDVLVNAGPESGAAVREQLGVPAGHTVVLYAPTPRDHRRGGHAERIDLARFTAGLRRSLGEALTLVVRLHPALADGPARRFGLAELHRRGVVVDATDEPHVEELMLASDVLVTDYSALMVDYANLDRPIVVHADDLDAFTASRGMYLDITADPPGHVSRSYRELAWLFDSGQWRDRESARLRAGFRERYCEFDDGRASERVVRTLMLGEAAGAVPAPRPAPSPAAAAAFPSSS comes from the coding sequence ATGCCTCGTTTCAGTGTCGTCGTGCCCGTCTTCGAGGTCCGGGCGTATGTGCGCGAGTGTCTGGACTCGGTCCTGGAGCAGTCGTACGGGGACGTCGAGGTGATCGCCGTCGACGACTGCTCGCCGGACGGAAGCGGCGAGGTGCTCGACGCGTACGCCGCCCGCGAGCCGCGGGTGCGGGTGCTGCACCTGCCCGCGAACGTGGGCCCGGGCCGGGCCCGCAACGCCGGACTGCCGTACGCCACCGGCGACTTCGTCCTCTTCCTCGACGGCGACGACACGCTGGTCCCGGGTGCCCTGCGCGCGCTGGCGGACCGACTGGAGGAGGCCGGGGACCCCGATGTGCTGGTCTTCGACCACGCCCGGACGTACTGGTGGGGCGAGACGCGGCGCGACGCCCACGCGCACCTCCTGGGCGCGGCGGGCGAGGGCGCGTTCACGGTGGCCGAGCGGCCGGAGTTCCTCGGTCTGCCGAGGGTCGTGTGGAACAAGGCGTACCGGCGGGAGTTCCTGGAGGCGCACGGCTTCCGGTTCCCGCCGGGGCACTACGAGGACACGCCGTGGACGTTGCCGGTGCTGCTCGGCGCCGGGCGGATCGCCACGCTGGACCGGATCTGTGTGTCCTGCCGGCAGCGGCCGCGAGGCACCCTGCTGTCCACCACCGGCCGGGGGCACTTCGATGTGCACGACCAGTACGAGCGGGTCTTCGCCCATCTGAACTCCCGTCCGGAGCTGACGGGTTGGCGTGGTCGGGTGCGGGAGGCGATGGCGGACCACTGTCTGGAGATCCTCGCCGCACCGGACCGGGTGCCGTCCGGGGACCGGGCCGAGTTCTTCCGGCGGACGGCGGAGCTGTACCGCAGGCACCGGTCGGGCGACGACTCCCCGGCCCCCGCCCGCCAGGTGCTGGAGGGCGGCTGGGCCGCCTACCGGGCCCGGCTGTGCGCGGCCCGCGCCCGTAGCGCGCTCGGCGTACGCGGGGAGCGCCTGCGAGCCGTCGGCGCCGAGTGGATCGGGCGGGGCTGGTCGCTGGCCCACGAGCGGCTGCCGCTGGACCCTCATCTGGCCCTGTACTCGGCGTTCTCCCATCGCGGGGTGCTGGGGGACCCGGCGGCCGTGTACCAGGCCGCCCGTGAGTTCGCGCCGCACGTCCGGGGAGTGTGGGTGGTGCGCCCGGAGCGGGTGCCGGCGCTGCCGCCGGGCGTGGAGTACGTGACGCCGGGCTCGGCCGAGTACCGTCGACTGGCCGCGCGGGCGACGTACTTCGTCGGCAACGCCGACTGGCCAGGCGCCCTCACCAAGCGGCCGGGCAGCGTGCACGTGCACACCCACCAGGGGACGCCGCTGAAGTTCATGGGCGCCGACCTGCTGCACAAGCCGGGTGCCCGGCTCGGCGTGGACGTGCCGGGCGTGCTGCGGGGGGCCGACCGCTGGGACCACAGCCTCGTCGCCAACCGCCACTCCGAGCTGGTGTGGAGCAGGGCGTACCCGTGCGGTTTCACCTCGCTGCGGACCGGCAGCCCGCGCAACGACGTCCTGGTGAACGCCGGGCCGGAAAGCGGCGCGGCGGTCCGTGAGCAGCTGGGCGTCCCGGCCGGGCACACGGTCGTGCTGTACGCGCCCACGCCCCGCGACCACCGGCGCGGCGGCCACGCCGAGCGCATCGACCTCGCCCGGTTCACCGCCGGCCTGCGGCGCAGCCTGGGCGAGGCGCTCACCCTCGTCGTACGGCTGCACCCGGCGCTCGCGGACGGGCCCGCGCGCCGGTTCGGGCTCGCCGAGCTGCACCGGCGGGGTGTCGTGGTGGACGCGACCGACGAACCACATGTGGAGGAGCTGATGCTCGCCTCCGACGTCCTGGTCACGGACTACTCGGCCCTGATGGTCGACTACGCCAACCTGGACCGGCCGATCGTCGTCCACGCCGACGACCTCGACGCCTTCACCGCGAGCCGGGGCATGTACCTCGACATCACCGCCGACCCGCCCGGCCATGTCTCCCGGTCCTACCGGGAGCTGGCCTGGCTGTTCGACTCCGGGCAGTGGCGGGACAGGGAGTCGGCGCGGCTGCGGGCGGGGTTCCGGGAGCGGTACTGCGAGTTCGACGACGGGCGGGCGTCGGAGCGGGTCGTCCGGACGCTGATGCTGGGGGAGGCGGCGGGGGCGGTGCCCGCGCCCCGGCCGGCCCCGTCCCCGGCGGCCGCCGCCGCTTTCCCGTCGTCGTCATGA
- a CDS encoding CDP-glycerol glycerophosphotransferase family protein, which translates to MPRFSIIVPTYGVEGRLPLALESVLGQPFGDFELIPVHETAADSPAGAISAAYAVRDTRVAPVESPPAGGLSAARNAGLAAAHGTYVLFLDGDDTLAPGALRAIADRLDETDDPDVLRFTHERAHWWEGGTTIVRPVGPDAPAWSATYLRDFLTTRQLTFPIGHFTDVGWNGLVALAADRTAELPGTVCVRHLLRRQGSRLYAPGAHHLELLDQVELVLARAAAGQALTEALFGRLFSIVLRSLAHPERLPAHHRRDFFRRAMHLYGLHRPTGFQVPAGHLGLQHRLLASGSYGGFRVLHAARRVTVGALAALPRPRTPLARAVCAVRRRLPLDPNLAVYRTHRVRGVGGDLAALHAKARELAPRVRSVFLVAADAVDRVPHGAEHAVLGSPRAGRLLARAKYVVDDADLDDLTDLGGIGGISGLGDTVVERPGSVHVRISPGTPLKATGLDRSAYPAVAAASGGPGGPAASAAALLGRVDRWDFGLSANRHSTETWERAFPGRYEQLEYGCPRNDVLYTATAEDVARARRALGVPEGRKALLYAPTHRDHSPGHEPRFDLEAFCEAVGEQFVVLLRTHHRSAAGTPRASGGRITDVTAHPRVEEVCLAADALITDYSSLMFDYAHLDRPVVILAEDWEVFRETRGVCLDLPATQPGHVARTGRELAELFRDGSYADVAADALRAVFRERFCQFDDGRAAERVVRRVFLGERPEALPPVLPLAERTPAPPFAVPAPTAPTPAAPAPAVPTPAAATLVRS; encoded by the coding sequence ATGCCCCGCTTCAGCATCATCGTCCCCACCTACGGCGTGGAAGGGCGGCTGCCACTCGCTCTGGAGTCGGTGCTCGGTCAGCCGTTCGGTGATTTCGAGCTGATTCCGGTGCACGAGACGGCGGCGGACTCACCGGCCGGGGCGATCAGTGCCGCGTACGCCGTCAGGGACACCCGCGTCGCTCCGGTCGAGTCGCCGCCGGCGGGCGGCCTGAGCGCCGCCCGCAACGCGGGACTGGCCGCGGCGCACGGGACGTACGTCCTCTTCCTCGACGGGGACGACACGCTCGCGCCCGGCGCGCTGCGGGCGATCGCGGACCGGCTGGACGAGACCGACGACCCGGACGTCCTGCGCTTCACGCACGAGCGGGCGCACTGGTGGGAGGGCGGCACGACGATCGTGCGCCCGGTCGGCCCGGACGCCCCGGCGTGGAGCGCGACCTACCTCCGGGACTTCCTCACCACGCGCCAACTCACCTTCCCCATCGGCCACTTCACCGACGTCGGCTGGAACGGCCTGGTCGCCCTCGCCGCCGACCGCACGGCCGAACTGCCGGGCACGGTCTGCGTGCGCCATCTGCTGCGCCGGCAGGGCAGTCGGCTGTACGCGCCCGGCGCCCACCACCTCGAACTCCTCGACCAGGTGGAGCTGGTGCTCGCCCGGGCAGCGGCCGGGCAGGCGCTGACGGAGGCGTTGTTCGGGCGGCTCTTCTCGATCGTGCTGAGGAGTCTCGCGCACCCGGAGCGGCTGCCCGCCCACCACCGTCGGGACTTCTTCCGCCGCGCGATGCACCTCTACGGCCTCCACCGCCCGACCGGCTTCCAGGTGCCCGCCGGCCACCTCGGACTCCAGCACCGGCTGCTCGCGAGCGGCTCGTACGGAGGATTCCGGGTCCTGCACGCCGCCCGTCGCGTCACCGTCGGCGCCCTGGCGGCGCTCCCCCGCCCCCGCACGCCCCTGGCCCGCGCCGTCTGCGCCGTGCGGCGCCGTCTGCCGCTGGACCCGAACCTCGCCGTGTACCGCACGCACCGGGTGCGCGGTGTCGGCGGCGACCTCGCCGCGCTCCACGCGAAGGCCCGTGAACTCGCCCCCCGGGTCCGTTCGGTGTTCCTCGTCGCGGCGGACGCGGTGGACCGGGTCCCGCACGGCGCGGAGCACGCCGTGCTCGGCAGTCCGCGCGCGGGGCGGCTGCTGGCCCGCGCCAAGTACGTCGTCGACGACGCCGATCTCGACGACCTCACCGATCTCGGCGGTATCGGCGGTATCAGCGGTCTCGGCGACACCGTCGTCGAGCGTCCCGGGAGCGTCCACGTCCGGATCTCGCCCGGCACCCCGCTGAAGGCGACGGGCCTGGACCGGTCCGCGTATCCGGCGGTGGCCGCCGCGTCCGGTGGGCCCGGCGGGCCCGCCGCTTCGGCCGCCGCTCTCCTCGGGCGCGTGGACCGCTGGGACTTCGGCCTCTCCGCCAACCGGCACTCCACCGAGACCTGGGAGCGGGCCTTCCCCGGGAGGTACGAACAGCTGGAGTACGGCTGCCCGCGCAACGACGTCCTCTACACGGCGACGGCCGAGGACGTGGCGCGCGCCCGGCGCGCGCTGGGCGTGCCCGAGGGCAGGAAGGCCCTCCTCTACGCCCCGACCCACCGCGACCACTCCCCCGGCCACGAGCCCCGGTTCGACCTGGAGGCGTTCTGCGAGGCGGTGGGCGAGCAGTTCGTGGTGCTGCTGCGGACACACCACCGCTCGGCCGCCGGTACCCCGCGCGCGAGCGGCGGACGGATCACCGACGTCACCGCGCACCCCCGCGTCGAGGAGGTGTGTCTCGCCGCCGACGCGCTGATCACCGACTACTCGTCGCTGATGTTCGACTACGCCCACCTCGACCGGCCCGTCGTGATCCTCGCGGAGGACTGGGAGGTGTTCCGGGAGACCCGGGGTGTCTGCCTCGATCTTCCGGCCACGCAGCCCGGTCATGTGGCGCGCACCGGGCGGGAGTTGGCGGAGCTGTTCCGGGACGGCTCGTACGCGGACGTGGCGGCCGACGCGCTGCGGGCCGTCTTCCGCGAGCGGTTCTGCCAGTTCGACGACGGTCGGGCGGCGGAACGGGTCGTACGGCGGGTGTTCCTCGGCGAGCGGCCGGAGGCGCTGCCGCCGGTCCTGCCGCTCGCCGAGCGCACCCCCGCCCCGCCGTTCGCCGTTCCGGCGCCCACGGCCCCGACTCCCGCGGCCCCGGCACCCGCCGTCCCGACACCCGCCGCCGCGACCCTCGTGAGGAGCTGA
- a CDS encoding bifunctional glycosyltransferase family 2 protein/CDP-glycerol:glycerophosphate glycerophosphotransferase has product MSSLPRFSVIVPAYKVQAYLHECLDSVLSQSFTDLELIVVDDASPDNCSAIADEFAARDPRVRRTVRLRENAGPGAARNTGMEHARGDYLLFLDGDDTFTPGALQAIADRVKETGEPDVLVHDFARVAWTGEPVHDARDRRLTEQGPAPFRLDDRPGLLTVRPAVWNKACKREFVEDHSFRFPSGVYEDTAWTYPVLMTAESVATLDRVCVHHRLRRHGSLLGATTYGHFDVFGQYDRVFAYVDERPELAQWRPVLFRRMLDHLTSVFSRRHRLPREARAEFLRAVRAHRARYRTPGVPLRARARLRHALLRLGSPRLYRALWAGARLGRAAGRLVRGVVGLFRSAGLRLHYRVQRLLPLRADRAVFAAYGGRGYECSPAALENAFRTYVPTMRTSWVARPEHHHTLPVATRRVLPGSMAYWTALARSKYLVNNVDFDRRLVKRRGQVLLQTQHGTPLKHMGLDLRDRPAAARGTDFEDVLRGSDQWDYVLSGNRHSTLVWERVYPSPFTTLEYGSPRNDVLLRANSTDVARVREHLGVPEGAVAVLYAPTHRDYRHSQRAHLDLERVLRKLGPRFVVLARAHHAYDSPLTDLAHGRLLDVTGYPSVENLCLASNALITDYSSLMFDYANLDRPIVIHAEDWEAYEAARGTYFDLRACAPGAVARSEDELIDIFATGHWRGSRSAQLRAAFRERFCPYDDGRAAERVVRRVVLGECVPPGDVVPLGERRPVPSASGIRPGADDLLGT; this is encoded by the coding sequence ATGTCCTCCTTGCCCAGGTTCAGTGTCATCGTTCCCGCGTACAAGGTTCAGGCGTACCTGCACGAATGCCTGGATTCTGTGCTGTCCCAGTCCTTCACCGACCTCGAACTGATCGTCGTCGACGACGCCTCGCCCGACAACTGCAGTGCGATCGCCGACGAGTTCGCCGCCCGCGACCCCCGGGTGCGCCGCACCGTGCGCCTGCGGGAGAACGCGGGGCCCGGTGCCGCCCGCAACACGGGGATGGAGCACGCCAGGGGCGACTACCTCCTCTTCCTCGACGGCGACGACACGTTCACGCCGGGCGCGCTCCAGGCGATCGCCGACCGTGTCAAGGAGACCGGCGAACCGGACGTCCTCGTCCATGACTTCGCGCGTGTCGCGTGGACGGGCGAGCCGGTCCACGACGCGCGTGACCGCCGACTCACCGAGCAAGGCCCGGCCCCGTTCCGGCTCGACGACCGCCCCGGCCTGCTCACCGTCCGCCCGGCGGTGTGGAACAAGGCCTGCAAACGGGAGTTCGTCGAGGACCACAGCTTCCGGTTCCCGTCCGGCGTCTACGAGGACACGGCCTGGACGTACCCCGTCCTGATGACGGCCGAGTCCGTCGCCACCCTCGACCGGGTCTGCGTCCACCACCGCCTGCGCCGCCACGGCAGCCTCCTCGGGGCGACTACGTACGGTCACTTCGACGTGTTCGGGCAGTACGACCGGGTGTTCGCGTACGTCGACGAGCGGCCGGAGCTCGCGCAGTGGCGACCGGTGCTGTTCCGGCGCATGCTCGACCACCTCACCTCCGTGTTCTCCCGGCGCCACCGGCTGCCGCGCGAGGCGCGCGCCGAGTTCCTGCGGGCGGTCCGCGCGCACCGCGCCCGCTACCGCACACCCGGCGTGCCCCTCCGCGCCCGCGCCCGGCTCCGGCACGCGCTCCTGCGGCTGGGCAGCCCGCGCCTCTACCGCGCCCTGTGGGCCGGAGCGCGGCTGGGCCGGGCGGCCGGGCGCCTGGTGCGGGGCGTGGTCGGTCTGTTCCGCTCCGCCGGTCTGCGCCTCCACTACCGCGTCCAGCGGCTGCTCCCGCTGCGTGCGGACCGGGCGGTGTTCGCCGCGTACGGGGGCCGGGGCTACGAGTGCAGCCCGGCCGCGCTGGAGAACGCGTTCCGGACGTACGTCCCCACGATGCGCACCTCCTGGGTCGCGCGCCCGGAGCACCACCACACGCTGCCGGTGGCGACCCGGCGCGTGCTGCCCGGCTCGATGGCGTACTGGACGGCGCTCGCCCGCTCCAAGTACCTGGTGAACAACGTCGACTTCGACAGGCGACTGGTCAAACGGCGCGGTCAGGTGCTGCTGCAGACCCAGCACGGCACCCCGCTCAAGCACATGGGGCTCGACCTGCGGGACCGGCCGGCGGCGGCGCGCGGCACGGACTTCGAGGACGTCCTGCGCGGCAGCGACCAGTGGGACTACGTCCTGTCCGGCAACCGCCACTCCACGCTCGTCTGGGAGCGGGTCTACCCCTCCCCGTTCACCACCCTCGAATACGGCTCGCCGCGCAACGACGTGTTGCTGAGGGCGAACTCGACGGACGTGGCCCGGGTGCGCGAGCACCTCGGGGTGCCCGAGGGCGCGGTCGCCGTCCTGTACGCCCCGACGCACCGCGACTACCGGCACTCGCAGCGCGCCCATCTGGATCTGGAGCGGGTGCTGCGCAAACTCGGGCCGCGCTTCGTCGTCCTGGCCCGGGCGCACCACGCGTACGACTCCCCGCTGACCGACCTGGCGCACGGCCGGCTGCTGGACGTCACCGGGTATCCGAGCGTGGAGAACCTCTGCCTGGCCTCGAACGCCCTGATCACGGACTACTCGTCCCTGATGTTCGACTACGCCAACCTCGACCGGCCCATCGTGATCCACGCGGAGGACTGGGAGGCGTACGAGGCGGCGCGCGGCACGTACTTCGATCTGCGGGCGTGTGCGCCGGGCGCGGTCGCGCGCAGCGAGGACGAGCTGATCGACATCTTCGCGACCGGGCACTGGCGGGGGTCGCGGTCGGCGCAGTTGCGGGCGGCGTTCCGGGAGCGGTTCTGTCCGTACGACGACGGGCGGGCGGCGGAGCGGGTGGTGCGGCGGGTGGTGCTGGGTGAGTGTGTGCCGCCGGGGGATGTGGTGCCGTTGGGGGAGCGGCGGCCGGTTCCGTCGGCGTCGGGCATCCGCCCGGGTGCGGATGACTTGCTGGGCACGTAG
- a CDS encoding carbohydrate ABC transporter permease, translating into MTTVEERSTPVEKRSVAARLASGAAGGALRVFLLLVALFWLVPTFGLLVSSFRDPTDISASGWWKVFSAPAQLTTRSYESLLENDGITDALFNTIWITVPATLLVVLIGAMAGYAFAWLDFKGRDWWFMGVVGLLVVPVQVALIPLSGLFRDLGIFGDIIGVVLFHVGFGLPFAIFLLRNFFAEIPRELLEAARLDGAGEVRLFATVVLPLAAPALASLGIFQFLWVWNDMLVALVFSSSDSQPLTVALQQQVRQFGSNIEVLAPGAFISMVIPLAVFFAFQRQFVSGVMAGAVK; encoded by the coding sequence GTGACGACTGTCGAGGAACGCTCCACACCTGTCGAGAAGCGCTCCGTCGCCGCCCGGCTCGCGAGCGGCGCGGCAGGGGGCGCGTTGCGTGTGTTCCTGCTGCTGGTGGCGCTGTTCTGGCTGGTGCCGACCTTCGGGCTGCTGGTCTCGTCGTTCCGCGACCCGACCGACATCTCCGCCTCCGGGTGGTGGAAGGTGTTCTCGGCTCCGGCCCAACTCACCACGCGGAGCTACGAGTCGCTGCTGGAGAACGACGGCATCACGGACGCCCTCTTCAACACGATCTGGATCACGGTGCCGGCGACGCTGCTGGTCGTCCTGATCGGCGCGATGGCCGGATACGCCTTCGCCTGGCTGGACTTCAAGGGCCGTGACTGGTGGTTCATGGGCGTGGTGGGGCTGCTGGTGGTGCCGGTGCAGGTGGCACTGATCCCGCTGTCCGGGCTCTTCCGGGACCTCGGGATCTTCGGGGACATCATCGGCGTGGTGCTCTTCCACGTCGGCTTCGGACTGCCGTTCGCGATCTTCCTGTTGCGGAATTTCTTCGCCGAGATCCCTAGGGAGTTGCTGGAGGCGGCGCGGCTGGACGGGGCGGGTGAGGTACGGCTGTTCGCGACGGTCGTCCTGCCGCTGGCCGCACCGGCGCTCGCGTCCCTCGGGATCTTCCAGTTCCTGTGGGTGTGGAACGACATGCTGGTCGCGCTGGTCTTCTCCAGCTCCGACTCCCAGCCGCTGACGGTGGCACTCCAGCAGCAGGTACGGCAGTTCGGCAGCAACATCGAGGTCCTGGCGCCGGGCGCGTTCATCTCGATGGTGATCCCGCTGGCCGTGTTCTTCGCGTTCCAACGGCAGTTCGTGTCGGGGGTGATGGCCGGGGCGGTGAAGTAG
- a CDS encoding carbohydrate ABC transporter permease, with the protein MSSAVTKTAGGAGALPTPPAAPRKSVTGTRLWVAVLFLLPALVLLGALVVYPIGYSVWRSLFDADGSGFVGLDNYAEIFTDDATLVAVRNTAIWVAVAPAVVTALGLIFAVLTERVRWGTAFKLIVFMPMAISMLAAGIIFRLVYEQDPDQGVANAVVTSVHDIFVDESVYPKARPNAQVSDLKASGGGSFTTEGTVRAGTPALLPLVGIAPNSLPGDARDAKAPGADTGDGVTGTVWLDFRLGGGGEKGVVDPGEKALEGVEVEAVKDGAVVATATSGSDGTFSLPESADGSRLRLPGSNFASPYNGIDWLGPTLVTPAVIGSYVWMWAGFAMVLIAAGLAGVDRNLLEAARVDGANEWQVFRKVTVPLLAPVLVVVLVTLMINVMKVFDLVYIIAPQPTQDEANVLALQLYLVSYGGGGDFGLGSAIGVVLLLLVLPVMWVNIRRLRKERQR; encoded by the coding sequence ATGTCGTCCGCCGTGACGAAGACGGCGGGGGGCGCCGGCGCGCTGCCGACGCCCCCCGCCGCACCGCGCAAGAGCGTGACGGGCACCCGGCTGTGGGTGGCGGTGCTGTTCCTGCTGCCCGCGCTGGTGCTGCTTGGCGCGCTCGTGGTCTACCCCATCGGGTACTCGGTCTGGCGGAGCCTGTTCGACGCGGACGGCTCGGGCTTCGTCGGCCTCGACAACTACGCGGAGATCTTCACCGACGACGCGACCCTCGTCGCCGTACGCAACACCGCGATCTGGGTCGCGGTGGCCCCGGCGGTCGTCACCGCGCTCGGGCTGATCTTCGCGGTGCTGACCGAACGGGTGCGCTGGGGAACGGCGTTCAAGCTGATCGTCTTCATGCCGATGGCGATCTCGATGCTGGCCGCGGGCATCATCTTCCGGCTGGTGTACGAACAGGATCCGGACCAGGGGGTGGCGAACGCGGTCGTGACGTCCGTGCACGACATCTTCGTGGACGAGTCCGTGTATCCGAAGGCCCGGCCCAACGCGCAGGTGAGCGATCTGAAGGCGTCCGGCGGCGGGTCGTTCACCACGGAGGGGACGGTCCGGGCGGGCACCCCGGCGCTCCTCCCGCTCGTCGGGATCGCGCCCAACAGCCTGCCCGGTGACGCGCGGGACGCGAAGGCCCCCGGCGCCGATACCGGGGACGGTGTCACCGGCACCGTCTGGCTGGACTTCCGGCTCGGTGGCGGCGGTGAGAAGGGCGTCGTCGACCCGGGTGAGAAGGCGCTGGAGGGCGTCGAGGTCGAGGCGGTGAAGGACGGCGCGGTCGTCGCCACCGCGACCAGCGGCTCCGACGGCACCTTCAGCCTGCCGGAGTCCGCCGACGGGTCCCGGCTCCGGCTGCCCGGCTCGAACTTCGCCTCGCCCTACAACGGCATCGACTGGCTCGGCCCGACCCTGGTCACCCCGGCCGTCATCGGCTCGTACGTCTGGATGTGGGCCGGCTTCGCGATGGTGCTGATCGCGGCCGGGCTGGCCGGGGTGGACCGCAATCTGCTCGAAGCGGCCCGGGTCGACGGCGCGAACGAGTGGCAGGTGTTCCGGAAGGTCACCGTGCCGCTGCTGGCGCCGGTCCTGGTCGTCGTCCTCGTCACGCTGATGATCAATGTGATGAAGGTGTTCGACCTCGTCTACATCATCGCGCCCCAGCCCACCCAGGACGAGGCCAACGTCCTCGCCCTGCAGCTCTATCTGGTGTCGTACGGCGGCGGGGGCGACTTCGGTCTCGGCAGTGCGATCGGTGTGGTTCTGCTGCTGCTCGTGCTGCCGGTGATGTGGGTCAACATCCGTCGCCTCAGGAAGGAGCGCCAGCGGTGA